Proteins from one Pseudomonas grandcourensis genomic window:
- a CDS encoding alpha/beta hydrolase, with protein MDKLQTAATVLIVPGLREHVAEHWQTLLAARLSNVRSVAPLETDKLDCMARVRAIQHELEQIDGPVILVAHSAGVLMVAHWAAHYSRPIKGALLAAPPDLDAVWPANYPSSETLRNQGWNPLPQGPLPFRSIVAGSTNDHLASLAAVTRMAEGWGAELLNLGDVGHLNPAAGFGHWQQAEALILELDR; from the coding sequence GGGTCTGCGCGAGCACGTGGCCGAACATTGGCAAACATTGCTTGCCGCCAGGCTGAGCAACGTGCGCAGTGTCGCGCCGCTGGAGACCGACAAACTCGATTGCATGGCCCGTGTGCGGGCGATTCAACACGAACTCGAACAGATCGACGGGCCCGTGATTCTGGTGGCCCACAGCGCCGGTGTGCTGATGGTTGCGCACTGGGCTGCGCACTACAGCCGTCCGATCAAGGGCGCTTTGCTGGCCGCGCCACCGGACCTCGATGCGGTCTGGCCGGCAAACTATCCATCTTCCGAAACCCTGCGTAACCAGGGCTGGAATCCACTGCCACAGGGCCCGCTGCCGTTTCGCAGCATCGTGGCCGGCAGCACCAACGATCACCTGGCCAGTCTTGCCGCGGTCACCCGCATGGCAGAAGGCTGGGGCGCCGAATTGCTCAATCTGGGCGATGTCGGCCATCTCAATCCGGCCGCAGGATTTGGCCACTGGCAGCAAGCTGAAGCACTCATCCTGGAGCTGGATCGCTAG
- a CDS encoding DUF1302 domain-containing protein: protein MHNNKSHGFTVPRYTLLASAILAATVPMAHAAEIETGNPDWNVRVDNTIKYNYGVRTESADKRMLATPNNNDGDYNFRKAGTNITNRIDLLTEMDVVYKNAMGFRVSAASWYDKAYDNTGSNSNPFVNGNDARSGLVANDPRLAGVTHDNVGNGSPHLSNYAQRYYSGPSGEILDAFVFYSTEVGEESMFSAKAGQHNVFWGETILNPVHSVSYGQSGLDLAKLAASPGTEAKELFVPRNQVSMSFTVNPELTVGAQYFLNWDAARLPEAGTYYGGSDLVGFGAQSFLLGNTNAVVPGSPLGCGLAPCNALTNVRRGKDLTPHDSGDWGIMAKWSPAWLDGTLGVYYRETSEILPQAYLDARGITSANPNGTRPAGQVPAVVNTLNSLDTATYQLAYADNIKILGLSLSKDVGGISVGSDLNIRHNMPLASIPAIVSTRSPLGLGQGLGLLPARTDATGVVYDTPSRGDSMSATGDTLHWTLNGLMTLPKTPVFDQATVLAELYYSNLLKLDGKNEALYKGKDSYHGIDAPTRDNWGLAVNFTPTWYQVFPGVDLNAPMSVNVGLDGVSPVSGGGAKDTGNYAVGVGAIVYNKYFVDLKYVDSFGQTDKCNTSGVSTGSKAGDGSTPNAFSGNENYACFAGGYSSFSGGGATTEDRGAVYLTMKTTF, encoded by the coding sequence ATGCACAACAATAAGAGTCACGGCTTCACCGTTCCACGCTACACCTTGCTGGCCTCAGCCATTCTTGCGGCAACCGTACCGATGGCCCATGCGGCCGAGATCGAGACGGGGAATCCGGACTGGAACGTACGCGTGGATAACACCATCAAGTACAACTACGGCGTACGCACCGAAAGCGCCGACAAACGCATGTTGGCAACGCCGAACAACAACGACGGCGACTACAACTTCCGCAAGGCCGGTACCAACATCACCAATCGTATCGACCTGTTGACCGAAATGGACGTGGTCTACAAGAACGCCATGGGCTTTCGCGTCAGCGCCGCCAGCTGGTACGACAAGGCCTATGACAACACCGGCTCCAACTCCAACCCGTTCGTCAACGGCAACGATGCGCGTTCGGGCCTGGTCGCCAACGATCCGCGCCTGGCCGGGGTCACCCATGACAACGTCGGCAACGGCAGCCCGCACCTGAGCAATTATGCCCAGCGCTACTACAGCGGCCCTTCGGGCGAAATCCTCGATGCCTTCGTGTTCTACAGCACCGAAGTGGGCGAAGAGTCGATGTTCAGCGCCAAGGCCGGTCAGCACAACGTGTTCTGGGGCGAGACCATTCTCAACCCGGTGCACTCGGTCAGCTATGGCCAGTCCGGCCTCGACCTGGCCAAGCTTGCCGCGTCGCCGGGTACCGAGGCCAAGGAACTGTTCGTTCCGCGTAACCAGGTGTCGATGTCGTTCACCGTCAATCCCGAGCTGACCGTGGGTGCCCAGTATTTCCTGAACTGGGATGCCGCGCGTCTGCCGGAAGCGGGCACCTACTACGGTGGTTCCGACCTGGTCGGCTTCGGCGCGCAATCGTTCCTGTTGGGCAACACCAACGCCGTGGTACCGGGCAGCCCGCTCGGTTGTGGCCTCGCGCCGTGCAACGCCTTGACCAATGTGCGTCGTGGCAAGGACCTGACGCCGCATGACAGCGGCGACTGGGGCATCATGGCCAAATGGTCGCCGGCCTGGCTCGATGGCACCCTCGGCGTTTACTACCGCGAAACCTCGGAAATCCTGCCGCAAGCTTATCTGGACGCCAGGGGCATTACCTCGGCCAACCCGAACGGCACCCGTCCGGCAGGGCAAGTGCCTGCGGTGGTCAACACCCTCAATTCGCTGGACACCGCCACCTATCAACTGGCCTATGCCGACAACATCAAGATCCTTGGCCTGAGCCTGTCCAAGGACGTGGGTGGAATCAGCGTGGGTTCGGACCTGAACATTCGTCACAACATGCCGCTGGCCAGTATCCCGGCGATCGTCAGTACCCGCAGCCCGCTGGGCCTGGGTCAAGGGCTTGGTCTGCTGCCTGCACGTACGGACGCCACCGGTGTGGTCTATGACACCCCGAGCCGTGGCGACAGCATGAGCGCCACCGGTGACACGCTGCACTGGACGCTCAACGGTCTGATGACCCTGCCGAAAACGCCGGTGTTCGATCAGGCCACCGTGCTTGCCGAGCTGTACTACAGCAACCTGCTCAAGCTCGATGGCAAGAACGAAGCGCTCTACAAGGGCAAGGACAGCTATCACGGCATCGACGCGCCGACCCGTGACAACTGGGGTCTGGCCGTCAACTTCACGCCGACCTGGTACCAGGTGTTTCCCGGTGTCGACCTCAACGCACCAATGTCCGTCAACGTCGGTCTCGACGGTGTGTCGCCGGTCTCCGGTGGCGGTGCCAAGGACACCGGCAACTATGCCGTTGGCGTGGGTGCCATTGTTTACAACAAATACTTTGTCGACCTGAAGTACGTGGACTCCTTTGGTCAAACCGACAAGTGCAACACCAGCGGTGTGAGTACCGGCTCCAAGGCCGGTGACGGCTCCACCCCGAACGCCTTTAGCGGCAACGAAAACTACGCCTGTTTCGCCGGCGGCTACTCGTCCTTCTCCGGAGGTGGTGCCACGACTGAGGACCGTGGCGCCGTGTACCTGACGATGAAAACTACATTCTGA
- a CDS encoding DUF1329 domain-containing protein: MKFVKTVLAASLAMVFAAQAQAAVSPQEAAKLGTSLTQAGAEKAGNADGSIPAYNGGLTTPPASFKAGDSMRPDPFASEKPVLVIDGKNVDQYKGLLTATTVELAKRFPTFRVDVFPTHRTVSLPQAILDNGVKNASGAKSLEGGLAIDNVLPGIPFPIPQSGNEAMWNFLLRYQGVSISSKYDSWNVDSAGVPSLATTGQANISYPIYENLSQPISSADVYYQMKLAYTGPARRAGEAIMLKDAANPLQQPRRAWQYLPGQRRVKLAPSLAYDTPNPGTAGAGTYDDVFVFNGALDRYDWKLVGKQEMIVPYNTYKLTYVQDPKSLTTANHLAPDFVRWEKHRVWVVEGNLKAGARHIYAKRRFYLDEDSWTALASDQYDARGQLYRGSFAFLSQSYDKQVPDSTPFMIYDLVGGSYNINGVVGPYGGIKYIEPLSKAQWSSESLAGAGIR; encoded by the coding sequence ATGAAATTTGTAAAAACCGTGTTGGCCGCGTCCTTGGCCATGGTCTTCGCCGCTCAGGCACAGGCTGCTGTTTCACCTCAGGAAGCTGCCAAGCTGGGCACCAGCCTGACCCAGGCAGGGGCTGAAAAAGCCGGGAACGCTGATGGTTCCATTCCTGCCTACAACGGTGGCTTGACCACGCCGCCGGCCAGCTTCAAGGCCGGCGACAGCATGCGCCCGGATCCGTTTGCCAGTGAAAAACCTGTGCTGGTGATCGACGGCAAGAACGTCGATCAGTACAAGGGCCTGCTCACGGCGACCACGGTAGAACTGGCCAAGCGTTTCCCTACTTTCCGTGTCGACGTGTTCCCGACGCACCGCACCGTTTCGCTGCCTCAAGCGATTCTGGACAACGGCGTGAAAAACGCCAGCGGCGCCAAGTCCCTGGAAGGTGGCCTGGCCATCGACAACGTGCTGCCGGGTATTCCGTTCCCGATTCCGCAGTCGGGCAACGAAGCGATGTGGAACTTCCTGTTGCGCTACCAAGGCGTCAGCATCAGCTCCAAGTACGACTCCTGGAACGTCGACTCGGCGGGCGTTCCTAGCCTGGCGACCACCGGGCAAGCGAACATCTCCTACCCGATCTATGAAAACCTCTCGCAGCCGATCAGCAGCGCCGACGTGTACTACCAGATGAAGCTGGCATACACCGGCCCAGCGCGCCGTGCCGGTGAGGCGATCATGCTCAAGGACGCCGCCAACCCGTTGCAGCAACCGCGTCGCGCCTGGCAGTACTTGCCGGGGCAGCGTCGAGTGAAACTGGCGCCGAGCCTGGCCTACGACACGCCAAACCCGGGTACCGCCGGCGCGGGCACCTACGATGACGTGTTCGTGTTCAACGGTGCGCTGGATCGCTACGACTGGAAACTGGTCGGCAAGCAAGAAATGATCGTGCCTTACAACACCTACAAGCTGACCTACGTGCAGGATCCTAAGTCGCTGACCACCGCCAATCACTTGGCACCGGACTTCGTGCGTTGGGAAAAACACCGTGTATGGGTCGTCGAAGGCAACCTCAAGGCCGGTGCTCGTCACATCTACGCCAAGCGCCGCTTCTACCTCGACGAAGACAGCTGGACCGCTTTGGCCTCAGATCAATATGACGCCCGTGGTCAGCTCTATCGCGGTTCCTTCGCCTTCCTGAGCCAGAGCTATGACAAGCAGGTTCCGGACTCCACGCCGTTCATGATCTACGACCTGGTCGGCGGTTCCTACAACATCAACGGTGTAGTCGGCCCTTACGGCGGCATCAAGTACATCGAGCCGCTCTCCAAGGCCCAGTGGTCTTCGGAATCCCTGGCCGGCGCCGGTATTCGCTAA
- a CDS encoding YCF48-related protein — protein MCSYKNNMLQLAFGVVLGLSQGIAQAADYVDVLDLPAKASALAVNSPLSGMTRAGGRVITVGQRGHILFSDDSGNHWQQAAVPASADLTAVNFPTTTQGWAVGNDGVVLHSSDAGATWQKQLDGRQIGAMLVKHYTALASAEPGNEQWPLLVTEGQKLVDQGADKPLLDVWFANDKTGYVIGVFNLILRTDDGGQTWTPFQDRTDNPQGFHLNAIASTGDGLYIAGEQGLLLKWDDSAQRFNVVPTPYQGSFFGVLGKPGEVLIYGLRGNVLRSADGGQSWTALDSGLHVSITAGLIDARGNYRLFTQGGQMLVSQGTGAQLHLKQQPAPTPVAGATQSADGALVLAGSRGARTLSADPALEP, from the coding sequence ATGTGTTCGTATAAAAATAATATGTTGCAGCTGGCGTTTGGCGTTGTGCTTGGCCTGTCGCAGGGCATCGCCCAGGCGGCCGATTATGTCGATGTGCTGGACCTGCCCGCCAAGGCAAGTGCCTTGGCCGTCAACAGCCCGTTGTCCGGCATGACCCGCGCCGGTGGGCGCGTGATTACCGTCGGCCAGCGTGGCCATATTCTGTTTTCCGATGATTCGGGAAACCACTGGCAACAGGCCGCCGTACCGGCCAGTGCCGACCTCACTGCGGTGAATTTTCCGACCACCACCCAAGGCTGGGCGGTGGGTAATGACGGCGTGGTGCTGCACAGCAGCGACGCCGGCGCGACTTGGCAAAAGCAACTCGACGGTCGTCAGATCGGCGCCATGCTGGTCAAGCATTACACGGCGCTGGCCAGCGCCGAGCCGGGCAATGAGCAATGGCCGCTGCTGGTCACCGAGGGCCAGAAGCTAGTCGATCAGGGCGCGGACAAGCCGCTGCTCGACGTCTGGTTCGCCAACGACAAAACGGGCTATGTGATCGGTGTATTCAACCTGATCCTGCGCACCGACGACGGTGGCCAGACCTGGACACCATTCCAGGACCGCACCGACAACCCGCAGGGTTTCCACCTCAACGCCATCGCCTCTACCGGCGACGGTCTGTACATCGCTGGCGAGCAAGGCCTGCTGCTCAAATGGGACGACAGCGCCCAACGCTTCAATGTCGTGCCGACGCCTTATCAAGGCAGCTTCTTCGGCGTGCTCGGCAAGCCTGGCGAAGTGCTGATCTACGGCCTGCGCGGCAACGTATTGCGCAGCGCCGACGGCGGCCAGAGCTGGACTGCGCTGGACAGCGGCCTGCACGTCAGCATCACCGCGGGCCTGATCGATGCCCGTGGCAATTATCGCTTGTTCACCCAGGGCGGGCAGATGCTGGTCAGCCAAGGGACGGGCGCGCAGTTGCATCTGAAGCAGCAACCGGCACCGACCCCGGTCGCTGGCGCCACCCAGTCCGCCGATGGCGCCTTGGTGCTGGCCGGCAGCCGTGGTGCCCGGACGCTGTCCGCCGATCCAGCCCTCGAACCCTAA
- a CDS encoding MMPL family transporter produces MGNIKQDAMPVIRDLRDFDQRSGNLLERLVFNYRPLFMLLMALATVVLGFMAVTRLELRPSFEKMIPQSQPYIQNFLENRASLRGLGNSVRVVVENTQGDIFDPEYLDVLKQVNDQLFLTEGVDRAWMKSLWSPAVRWTEVTEDGFQGGPVMPDTYSGQPEQIEQLRQNISRAGVVGSLVASDFKSTMLIVPLMDKAAAGGQRINYHAFSQMLEEQLRDKIEYAGDSAARKSGVEGIGHYKVRVIGFAKLMGDLIDGLIQVMMFFGLAVVTSLIIIYAYTRCVRSTLLVVGCSLIAVVWQLGIVAWLGYAIDPYSVLVPFLIFAIGVSHAAQKMNGIMQDIARGTHKLIAARYTFRRLFIAGVTALLADAVGFAVLMLIDIPVIQDLAITASIGVAVLIFTSLLLMPVALSYVGVGAKAAERALKIDNRAEKHKGFGRLWDALDRFTTAKWATGAVLVAVLMGIGGYVVSLNLKIGDLESGAPELRADSRYNRDNAYITQHYALSSDLFAVMIKTAPEGCLNYKTLVLADRLAWELQQYPGVQATASLVNAVRQITAGTYEGNPKLNSIQRNQDVLNYAAQQASVNSPELFNTDCSLMPVITFLKDHKAETLDAVVAIADKFAKENSTPDRQFLLAAGSAGIEAATNIVVREANRTMLLYVYAAVTLFCLITFRSWRATLVALLPLVLTSILCEALMVAMGIGVKVATLPVIALGVGIGVDYALYLLSVQLHFQRQGLPLSQAYRNAVSFTGRVVGLVGITLAAGVVCWVWSPIKFQADMGILLTFMFLWNMLGALILIPALSYFLLRERAPQPGSVAATETAESTERPGMPHAVTTSE; encoded by the coding sequence ATGGGCAATATCAAACAAGACGCCATGCCGGTGATCCGCGACCTGCGGGATTTCGATCAGCGCTCCGGCAACCTCCTCGAGCGGCTGGTGTTCAACTACCGCCCGCTGTTCATGCTGCTGATGGCGCTCGCCACCGTAGTGCTGGGCTTCATGGCGGTGACTCGCCTGGAGTTGCGCCCAAGCTTCGAAAAAATGATTCCCCAGAGCCAGCCCTACATCCAGAACTTCCTGGAAAACCGCGCTTCGCTGCGCGGCCTGGGCAACTCGGTGCGGGTGGTGGTCGAGAACACCCAGGGCGATATTTTCGACCCCGAATACCTCGACGTGCTGAAGCAGGTCAACGATCAGCTGTTCCTCACCGAAGGCGTCGACCGCGCCTGGATGAAGTCGCTGTGGAGCCCGGCCGTGCGCTGGACCGAAGTCACCGAGGACGGTTTCCAGGGTGGCCCGGTGATGCCCGACACCTATTCGGGGCAGCCTGAGCAGATCGAACAGTTGCGCCAGAACATCTCCCGCGCCGGTGTGGTGGGCAGCCTGGTGGCCAGCGATTTCAAGTCGACCATGCTGATCGTGCCGCTGATGGACAAAGCCGCCGCCGGTGGCCAGCGCATCAACTACCACGCTTTTTCGCAGATGCTCGAAGAGCAGTTGCGCGACAAGATCGAATACGCCGGCGACAGCGCTGCGCGTAAATCCGGGGTCGAAGGCATCGGCCACTACAAGGTGCGGGTGATCGGCTTCGCCAAACTCATGGGCGACCTGATCGACGGCCTGATCCAGGTGATGATGTTCTTCGGCCTGGCCGTCGTCACTTCGCTGATCATCATTTATGCCTACACCCGTTGCGTGCGCAGCACCCTGCTGGTGGTCGGCTGCTCGCTGATCGCGGTGGTCTGGCAACTGGGCATCGTCGCCTGGCTCGGCTACGCCATCGATCCGTATTCGGTGCTGGTGCCGTTTCTGATCTTCGCCATCGGCGTGTCCCATGCCGCGCAGAAGATGAACGGCATCATGCAGGACATCGCCCGTGGCACCCACAAACTGATCGCCGCGCGCTACACCTTCCGCCGTCTGTTCATCGCCGGTGTCACCGCGCTGCTGGCCGACGCCGTGGGCTTCGCCGTGTTGATGTTGATCGACATCCCGGTGATCCAGGACCTGGCGATCACCGCCAGCATCGGTGTCGCGGTGCTGATCTTCACCTCGCTGTTGCTGATGCCGGTGGCACTGTCCTATGTCGGTGTCGGCGCGAAAGCCGCCGAGCGTGCGCTGAAAATCGACAACCGCGCAGAGAAGCACAAAGGCTTCGGCAGACTGTGGGACGCGCTCGATCGCTTCACCACCGCCAAGTGGGCCACGGGTGCCGTACTGGTAGCGGTGTTGATGGGCATTGGCGGTTACGTGGTCAGCCTGAACCTGAAGATCGGCGACCTGGAAAGCGGGGCGCCGGAGCTGCGCGCCGACTCGCGCTACAACCGCGACAACGCCTACATCACCCAGCATTACGCGCTGTCCAGCGACCTGTTCGCGGTGATGATCAAGACCGCGCCGGAAGGCTGCCTGAACTACAAGACCCTGGTCCTCGCCGACCGTTTGGCCTGGGAGCTGCAACAGTATCCGGGCGTGCAGGCGACCGCGTCCTTGGTCAACGCGGTACGCCAGATCACCGCCGGAACCTATGAGGGCAACCCCAAGCTCAACAGCATCCAGCGCAACCAGGACGTGCTCAACTACGCCGCCCAGCAAGCCTCGGTCAACTCGCCGGAGCTGTTCAACACCGACTGCTCGCTGATGCCGGTGATCACCTTCCTCAAGGATCACAAGGCCGAAACCCTGGACGCCGTGGTGGCGATTGCCGACAAGTTCGCCAAGGAAAACAGCACCCCTGATCGCCAGTTCCTGCTCGCCGCCGGCAGCGCCGGGATCGAGGCGGCGACCAACATCGTGGTGCGCGAAGCCAACCGCACCATGCTGCTGTACGTGTATGCGGCGGTGACGCTGTTCTGCCTGATCACCTTCCGCAGCTGGCGCGCCACGCTGGTGGCGCTGCTGCCGCTGGTGCTGACCTCGATCCTCTGCGAAGCCTTGATGGTGGCCATGGGCATCGGCGTGAAAGTCGCGACCCTGCCGGTGATCGCCCTCGGCGTGGGCATCGGCGTGGACTACGCCTTGTACCTGCTCAGCGTGCAATTGCACTTCCAGCGCCAGGGCCTGCCTTTGTCCCAGGCCTACCGCAACGCCGTGTCCTTCACCGGCCGGGTGGTCGGGCTGGTGGGCATCACCCTCGCAGCGGGCGTGGTGTGCTGGGTCTGGTCGCCGATCAAGTTCCAGGCCGACATGGGCATCCTGCTGACCTTCATGTTCCTGTGGAACATGCTCGGCGCGCTGATCCTGATTCCGGCCCTGTCCTACTTCCTGCTGCGCGAACGGGCCCCTCAGCCCGGTTCTGTCGCGGCAACCGAAACCGCTGAATCCACTGAACGTCCTGGCATGCCGCATGCCGTGACCACTTCCGAGTAA
- a CDS encoding acyl-CoA dehydrogenase C-terminal domain-containing protein, giving the protein MSDYKAPLRDMRFVLNEVFQVSRLWAQLPGLADVIDEETAAAILEEAGKISGEVIAPLNRASDEQGCTWNDGAVSAPDGFAQAYQAFAEGGWVGVGGDPQYGGMGMPKAISAQVEEMVNSASLSFGLYPMLTAGACLSIKAHASEELKATYLPSMYAGTWTGSMCLTEAHSGTDLGLIRTKAEPQADGSYKVSGSKIFITGGEHDLTENIIHLVLARLPDAPAGPKGISLFLVPKVLVNADGSLGENNALSCGSIEHKMGIKASATCVMNFDGATGWIVDAPNKGLAAMFTMMNYERLGVGIQGLAQGERSYQNAVAYARDRLQSRAPTGAQHKDKAADPIIVHPDVRRMLLTMKALNEGGRAFSSYVALQLDIAKYSEDAPTRQRAQDLVSLLTPVAKAFLTDMGLETTIHGQQVFGGHGYIREWGQEQLVRDVRITQIYEGTNGIQSLDLAGRKIVGSGGALYRLFSSEIREFTASAGADLGEFTQPLNAAVDTLDDLTAWLLDRAQNNPNEIGAASVEYLHVFGYTAYAYMWARMAKAVMSGDAEDDFYTSKLATARFYFARLLPRIHSLSASAKAGSDCLYELQADQF; this is encoded by the coding sequence ATGTCTGATTACAAAGCTCCCCTGCGCGACATGCGCTTCGTACTCAACGAGGTTTTCCAGGTGTCCCGGCTCTGGGCACAATTGCCCGGCCTGGCCGACGTGATCGATGAAGAGACCGCCGCCGCCATCCTCGAAGAGGCCGGCAAGATCAGCGGCGAAGTGATCGCGCCACTGAACCGCGCCAGCGACGAACAGGGTTGCACCTGGAACGACGGCGCGGTCAGCGCCCCGGACGGTTTTGCCCAGGCCTATCAAGCCTTCGCCGAAGGCGGCTGGGTGGGTGTCGGCGGTGATCCGCAATACGGCGGCATGGGCATGCCCAAGGCCATTTCCGCGCAGGTCGAAGAGATGGTCAACTCGGCCAGCCTGTCGTTCGGCCTGTACCCGATGCTGACCGCCGGTGCCTGCCTGTCGATCAAGGCCCACGCCAGCGAAGAACTGAAAGCCACCTATTTGCCGAGCATGTACGCCGGCACCTGGACCGGTTCGATGTGCCTGACCGAAGCCCATTCCGGTACCGACCTGGGCCTGATCCGCACCAAGGCCGAACCCCAGGCCGATGGCAGCTACAAGGTCAGCGGCAGCAAGATTTTCATCACCGGCGGCGAGCACGACCTGACCGAGAACATCATCCATCTGGTGCTGGCGCGCCTGCCCGATGCACCGGCCGGGCCGAAAGGCATCTCGCTGTTCCTGGTGCCGAAAGTGCTGGTCAACGCCGACGGTTCGCTGGGCGAAAACAACGCGCTGTCCTGCGGCTCCATCGAACACAAGATGGGCATCAAGGCCTCCGCCACCTGCGTGATGAACTTCGACGGCGCCACCGGCTGGATCGTCGACGCACCGAACAAAGGCCTGGCGGCGATGTTCACCATGATGAACTACGAGCGTCTGGGCGTGGGCATCCAGGGCCTGGCACAGGGTGAGCGTTCGTACCAGAACGCCGTCGCCTATGCCCGTGACCGCCTGCAAAGCCGCGCACCGACCGGCGCGCAGCACAAGGACAAAGCGGCCGACCCGATCATCGTGCACCCGGACGTGCGCCGCATGCTGTTGACCATGAAAGCCTTGAACGAAGGCGGCCGTGCGTTCTCCAGCTACGTGGCCCTGCAACTGGACATCGCCAAGTACAGCGAAGACGCCCCGACACGCCAGCGCGCGCAGGACCTGGTATCGCTGCTGACCCCGGTGGCGAAAGCCTTCCTCACCGACATGGGTCTGGAAACCACTATCCACGGTCAGCAGGTCTTCGGCGGCCACGGCTACATCCGTGAGTGGGGCCAGGAGCAACTGGTGCGCGACGTGCGCATCACCCAGATCTACGAAGGCACCAACGGCATCCAGTCCCTGGACCTGGCCGGGCGCAAGATCGTCGGCAGCGGCGGGGCGCTCTACCGTTTGTTCTCCTCGGAAATCCGCGAATTCACCGCCAGCGCTGGCGCGGACCTCGGTGAGTTCACCCAGCCGTTGAACGCCGCCGTCGACACCCTCGACGACCTGACCGCGTGGCTGCTGGACCGGGCACAAAACAACCCGAACGAAATCGGCGCGGCCTCGGTCGAGTACCTGCACGTGTTCGGCTACACCGCGTACGCCTACATGTGGGCACGCATGGCCAAGGCCGTGATGAGCGGCGATGCCGAGGACGATTTCTACACCAGCAAACTGGCCACCGCGCGTTTCTACTTCGCCCGGTTGCTGCCGCGTATCCACTCGTTGAGCGCATCGGCCAAGGCCGGCAGCGACTGCCTCTACGAGCTGCAAGCCGATCAGTTCTGA